From Tautonia marina, one genomic window encodes:
- a CDS encoding aminopeptidase P family protein — protein sequence MTFLRPSNRLGLAAVLLLAWLGAGISPPAAMARQEPAEGGIPTAEYAERRQRLIDTLGASGPVVVQGAEPPVEDYLRFRQRNDFLYLTGIDQPGALLLIEPPPPDVPDADPRAVVFLPPYSPFAERWSGPQIVPGPETAARFGLDDALPLSDFDAQLTAALGLSPTEANPAPGSDDADPPVLFTHLPRGRNAEHSAEGRFQARLEQLVPELRLQDLAGAMATLRFLKSEAEQALIQEAIDMTIEAHRDAARVIRPGAFEYEAQGALEYAFTRNGAQRPAFASIVGSGPNSVILHYHANRRQMADGDLVVIDIGAEFNAYAADLTRTYPVSGRFTDRQRAVYQLVLDAQRAAEAAFEPGKTTLADLQRAAADCMRSSPLRDAEGETLDRHFVHGIGHWLGMDVHDVGSTRQPIPAGAVFTIEPGIYLADELLGVRIEDDYLATADGLVKLSAALPSEPDEIEAMMAPTPNHPVP from the coding sequence ATGACCTTCCTGCGTCCGTCGAACCGCCTGGGCCTTGCGGCCGTCCTGCTTCTGGCCTGGCTCGGGGCGGGCATCTCCCCGCCGGCCGCGATGGCTCGACAGGAACCGGCCGAGGGGGGCATCCCCACGGCTGAGTACGCCGAGCGTCGGCAACGGCTCATCGACACCCTCGGCGCCTCGGGGCCGGTCGTCGTCCAGGGGGCCGAGCCTCCGGTCGAAGACTACCTCCGCTTCCGCCAGCGGAACGACTTCCTCTACCTCACCGGCATCGACCAGCCGGGGGCCTTGCTCCTGATCGAGCCTCCCCCGCCCGACGTTCCCGACGCCGATCCTCGGGCCGTCGTCTTCCTGCCGCCTTATAGCCCGTTCGCCGAGCGCTGGAGCGGCCCCCAGATCGTCCCCGGCCCCGAGACCGCCGCCCGCTTTGGCCTCGACGACGCCCTGCCGCTGAGCGACTTCGACGCCCAGCTCACCGCCGCCCTCGGCCTCTCCCCCACCGAAGCCAACCCCGCTCCCGGCTCCGATGACGCCGATCCCCCCGTCCTGTTCACCCATCTGCCCCGAGGCCGCAACGCCGAGCACTCGGCCGAGGGACGCTTCCAGGCCCGCCTCGAACAGCTCGTGCCCGAGCTTCGCCTGCAAGACCTTGCCGGCGCGATGGCCACGCTCCGCTTCCTCAAGTCCGAGGCCGAGCAGGCCCTCATTCAAGAGGCGATCGACATGACCATCGAGGCCCACCGCGACGCCGCCCGCGTCATCCGGCCGGGGGCCTTCGAGTACGAGGCCCAGGGGGCGCTCGAGTACGCCTTCACCCGCAACGGAGCCCAGCGCCCGGCCTTCGCCTCGATCGTCGGCTCAGGGCCGAACAGCGTCATCCTCCACTACCACGCCAACCGGCGGCAGATGGCGGACGGCGACCTGGTCGTCATCGACATCGGGGCCGAGTTCAATGCCTACGCCGCCGACCTGACCCGCACCTATCCCGTCTCCGGCCGCTTCACCGACCGCCAGCGCGCCGTCTACCAGCTCGTCCTCGACGCCCAGCGCGCCGCCGAGGCCGCCTTCGAACCGGGCAAGACCACCCTGGCCGACCTCCAGCGCGCCGCCGCCGATTGCATGCGAAGCAGCCCGCTCCGAGACGCCGAGGGCGAGACGCTCGACCGCCACTTCGTTCACGGCATCGGGCACTGGCTGGGCATGGACGTCCACGACGTCGGCAGCACCCGCCAGCCGATCCCCGCCGGGGCCGTCTTCACGATCGAGCCTGGCATCTACCTTGCAGACGAACTGCTCGGCGTTCGGATCGAAGACGACTACCTGGCCACCGCCGATGGTCTGGTGAAGCTCAGCGCCGCCTTGCCCTCGGAACCGGACGAGATTGAAGCGATGATGGCCCCCACCCCCAATCACCCGGTGCCGTGA
- a CDS encoding YybH family protein: MKSLKSVFVVGVATLVIGGGAPVAAPPSGDDDHAAVRAVMESFVTAFNAADPKALAGHWTAQGEYIDEEGATIRGREALEEGFTAFFEGAPKAQAEVKSDALRFLSPNLAVDEGRVTVRFEDARGTTRAFYTALLAREEDQWRLASLHEMTDTGPSLEALDWLVGEWKSTDPAGTEIATRYSWNATKTFLTGHFTIEFGDRTLDGVQVIGIDPATGGIRSWTFEAEGGIGEADWEQDDPDHWVFVAEATLADGASLTATNILRRIDENTFTLQSVNRAIDEQELPDMPPVRVSRVTPEP; encoded by the coding sequence ATGAAATCGTTGAAGAGTGTGTTCGTTGTTGGGGTGGCCACCCTGGTCATCGGGGGAGGTGCCCCGGTTGCGGCGCCTCCCTCGGGAGACGACGATCACGCCGCCGTTCGGGCCGTAATGGAGTCGTTCGTCACGGCGTTCAATGCCGCGGATCCGAAGGCCCTGGCCGGCCACTGGACCGCCCAGGGAGAGTACATCGACGAAGAAGGGGCGACGATCCGAGGGCGCGAGGCCCTGGAGGAGGGGTTCACCGCCTTCTTCGAAGGTGCTCCCAAGGCCCAGGCCGAGGTGAAGTCGGACGCATTGCGGTTCCTCTCCCCGAACCTCGCCGTGGACGAGGGGCGGGTGACGGTCCGGTTCGAGGATGCTCGCGGGACGACCCGGGCCTTCTACACCGCCCTGCTCGCCCGAGAGGAAGACCAGTGGCGTCTGGCATCGCTCCACGAGATGACCGACACGGGGCCATCGCTTGAGGCCCTCGACTGGCTGGTCGGGGAGTGGAAGTCGACCGACCCGGCGGGCACCGAGATCGCCACGCGATATTCCTGGAACGCGACCAAGACGTTTCTGACCGGTCATTTCACGATCGAATTCGGCGATCGGACTCTGGACGGTGTGCAGGTCATCGGGATCGATCCGGCGACCGGCGGCATTCGCTCCTGGACCTTCGAAGCCGAAGGCGGGATCGGTGAGGCCGACTGGGAGCAGGACGATCCGGACCATTGGGTCTTCGTGGCCGAGGCGACCCTTGCCGACGGGGCCAGCTTGACGGCGACGAACATCCTCCGCCGGATCGACGAAAACACCTTCACGCTCCAGTCCGTCAACCGCGCAATCGACGAGCAGGAATTGCCTGATATGCCGCCGGTCAGGGTCTCTCGCGTGACCCCGGAGCCGTGA
- a CDS encoding FHA domain-containing protein gives MGNVNQGGNSTMLGHWRVVLKQAEESARAGRLDEALALASRADVAEYRQAVVLRGKWARELVHRAARRAEADDLEGALADLASAESFGAAPDLLASRRSKLADRLADDLRTDLATGAPDRVVERLAALADHKLNSPTLRRLREAAEAWKVARTEARRGEFGLAFELLDRADHLAGDDARSALGSYRRELETRQQAASAKADRFYRTLADSPDQWPAILAAAEDLLQTVPDHPAARQARSRAWQQIGAIGPRVPTLPQRGSTVKGARTAEIRFLDDRTLTDPSPASPAPAATATTEAGRTPSRHGGPHGRLLLWADVIGGYLVCLDDEITIGRAGPDSTADLPLLADLARRHAVVVRDGEHYTLRALQPTFVNGRAIDSAPLRDGDLIRLGANVELEFRRPSPISATATLRLMSRHRPPMAIDGVLLMAQSCLIGPTRQCHIAAPKLDQPIVLFRQADTLWCRCPGSFEVDGSPALSRAPLTTSSAVKGEGFSFSLEPLEPRTAASV, from the coding sequence ATGGGCAACGTCAACCAGGGCGGCAACTCCACCATGTTGGGACATTGGCGAGTCGTCTTGAAGCAGGCGGAGGAGTCGGCCCGGGCCGGGCGGCTCGACGAGGCGCTCGCGCTGGCCTCCCGGGCCGATGTCGCCGAGTACCGGCAGGCCGTCGTGCTTCGCGGCAAGTGGGCCAGAGAACTCGTCCATCGCGCCGCTCGACGCGCCGAGGCCGACGACCTCGAAGGCGCTCTGGCCGACCTCGCTTCGGCCGAATCCTTCGGCGCGGCTCCCGATCTGCTCGCCTCCCGCCGGTCGAAGCTGGCCGATCGCCTGGCCGACGACCTGCGAACCGACCTGGCCACCGGCGCCCCCGACCGGGTGGTGGAGCGCCTGGCCGCCCTGGCCGATCACAAGCTCAACAGCCCCACCCTCCGCCGGCTCCGAGAGGCCGCCGAGGCCTGGAAAGTGGCCCGAACCGAGGCCCGTCGCGGCGAGTTCGGCCTGGCCTTCGAGCTGCTCGATCGCGCCGATCACCTGGCTGGTGACGACGCCCGATCGGCCCTCGGCTCGTACCGTCGCGAGCTGGAAACGCGCCAGCAGGCCGCCTCGGCCAAGGCCGATCGCTTCTACCGCACCCTGGCCGATTCGCCCGATCAGTGGCCGGCCATCCTCGCCGCCGCCGAGGACCTGCTCCAGACCGTCCCCGATCATCCCGCCGCCCGACAGGCTCGCAGCCGGGCCTGGCAGCAGATCGGCGCGATCGGTCCCCGCGTGCCGACCTTGCCGCAACGCGGCTCGACGGTCAAGGGGGCCCGAACCGCCGAGATCCGCTTCCTCGACGATCGCACCCTCACCGATCCTTCGCCGGCAAGTCCCGCTCCCGCGGCCACTGCCACCACGGAAGCCGGGCGGACCCCGTCGCGTCATGGCGGACCTCATGGCCGGCTCTTGCTCTGGGCCGATGTGATCGGCGGCTATCTGGTTTGCCTCGACGACGAAATCACGATCGGTCGCGCCGGGCCCGACAGCACCGCCGACCTCCCCTTGCTGGCCGACCTGGCCCGACGCCATGCCGTCGTTGTTCGGGACGGTGAACACTACACCCTTCGAGCCCTGCAACCGACCTTCGTCAACGGCCGGGCGATCGACTCGGCTCCCTTGCGGGATGGCGACCTGATCCGCCTCGGAGCCAACGTCGAACTCGAATTCCGACGGCCGAGCCCCATCAGCGCCACCGCGACCCTGCGTCTCATGAGCCGCCATCGCCCGCCGATGGCCATCGACGGTGTCTTGCTCATGGCCCAGTCCTGCCTGATCGGGCCGACCCGGCAATGCCACATCGCCGCCCCGAAACTCGACCAGCCGATCGTCCTGTTCCGCCAGGCCGACACCCTCTGGTGCCGATGCCCCGGCAGCTTCGAGGTGGACGGCTCCCCGGCGCTCTCCCGAGCCCCCTTGACCACCAGCTCGGCCGTCAAGGGAGAGGGCTTCTCCTTCAGCCTCGAACCCCTTGAACCCCGAACTGCGGCGAGTGTCTGA
- a CDS encoding FKBP-type peptidyl-prolyl cis-trans isomerase, whose protein sequence is MADFATKIEDLTPGTGPEAKAGQTVSVHYVGTLEDGTKFDSSRDRGQPFAFALGAGQVIRGWDVGVAGMQVGGLRKLTIPPEEGYGARGAGGVIPPNATLIFEVELLGIK, encoded by the coding sequence ATGGCGGATTTCGCAACGAAGATTGAAGACCTGACGCCGGGAACCGGGCCGGAGGCCAAGGCGGGTCAGACCGTGTCGGTGCATTATGTGGGGACGCTCGAAGACGGCACGAAATTTGATAGTTCTCGAGATCGTGGTCAACCGTTTGCCTTTGCACTCGGGGCCGGCCAGGTGATTCGAGGCTGGGACGTCGGGGTGGCCGGCATGCAGGTCGGCGGGCTTCGGAAACTGACGATCCCTCCTGAGGAAGGATACGGCGCCCGAGGGGCCGGGGGAGTGATTCCTCCGAATGCCACCTTGATCTTTGAGGTCGAACTGCTTGGCATCAAGTAA
- the amaB gene encoding L-piperidine-6-carboxylate dehydrogenase has translation MIEDLLRRLGIHDGHSGVWAGSWIDQPGGELIPSINPSTGEPIASIVGASIADYDRAVDRSLDAFRRWRTVPPPHRGEIVRLIGNALREHKDDLGLLVSLEVGKVRSEGLGEVQEMIDMADFAVGLSRQLYGLTIATERPDHRMFEQWLPLGPVGIITAFNFPVAVWAWNAMIAAVCGNSMIWKPSPQAPLTSLAVQHLVNQILSKTEYDGVFNLAVGGAELGARMADDERLPLVSATGSVAMGKAIAPRIAGRLGRSLLELGGNNGIIVTPRANLDLALRAVAFAAVGTAGQRCTTLRRLIIHESIAEGFVDRLAAAYRSFPIGNPWDEGVLVGPLISEAAVAAMLRAVEAAEAQGGEVICGGRRVDRPGFFVEPTLIRARADMPIVRQETFAPILYVMTYADLDEAIALHNSVAEGLSSAIFTDDLREAERFLSAKGSDCGIANVNIGTSGAEIGGAFGGEKATGGGREAGSDSWKAYMRRQTCTVNSGSSLPLAQGVQFPIAP, from the coding sequence ATGATCGAGGACCTCTTGCGACGGCTCGGCATTCACGATGGTCATTCCGGCGTCTGGGCGGGATCGTGGATCGATCAGCCTGGAGGGGAACTGATTCCCTCAATCAACCCGAGCACCGGCGAGCCGATTGCCTCAATCGTCGGGGCCTCGATCGCCGATTACGACCGCGCCGTCGATCGTTCGCTCGATGCCTTCCGACGCTGGCGAACCGTACCGCCGCCGCATCGCGGTGAGATCGTCCGGCTGATCGGCAACGCCTTGCGCGAGCATAAGGACGATCTCGGCCTGCTTGTCAGCCTTGAGGTGGGCAAGGTTCGATCCGAAGGCCTGGGCGAGGTCCAGGAGATGATCGACATGGCCGACTTTGCCGTCGGTCTTTCCCGGCAGCTCTACGGATTGACGATTGCCACCGAACGTCCCGACCATCGGATGTTCGAGCAATGGCTTCCCCTCGGGCCGGTGGGCATTATCACCGCCTTTAACTTTCCGGTCGCCGTCTGGGCCTGGAATGCAATGATCGCGGCCGTTTGCGGCAACAGTATGATCTGGAAGCCGTCGCCGCAGGCCCCCTTGACCAGCCTCGCTGTGCAACATCTGGTCAATCAGATTCTCAGCAAGACTGAGTATGACGGTGTGTTCAACCTTGCCGTCGGTGGTGCCGAGTTGGGCGCTCGGATGGCCGACGATGAGCGATTGCCCCTCGTTTCGGCCACGGGCAGCGTGGCGATGGGCAAGGCGATTGCGCCGAGGATTGCGGGTCGCCTTGGCCGGAGCCTGCTGGAACTGGGTGGCAACAACGGGATCATCGTCACCCCCCGAGCGAACCTCGACCTGGCCCTTCGGGCGGTCGCCTTCGCCGCTGTCGGCACGGCAGGACAGCGCTGCACCACCCTCAGACGGTTGATCATTCACGAGTCGATCGCTGAGGGCTTCGTCGATCGGCTGGCGGCGGCCTATCGGTCGTTCCCGATCGGCAACCCCTGGGACGAAGGGGTCCTGGTTGGGCCGCTCATCAGCGAGGCGGCCGTCGCGGCCATGCTCCGCGCCGTCGAGGCCGCGGAGGCTCAAGGGGGGGAGGTCATTTGCGGAGGCCGCCGTGTCGATCGCCCCGGCTTCTTCGTCGAGCCGACCCTGATTCGGGCCAGGGCCGACATGCCGATCGTCCGTCAGGAAACCTTTGCCCCAATCCTTTATGTGATGACCTACGCCGATCTTGACGAAGCCATCGCCTTGCACAATTCCGTGGCCGAGGGGCTTTCGTCGGCCATCTTCACCGACGATTTGCGCGAGGCCGAACGATTCCTCTCGGCCAAGGGCTCCGATTGCGGCATCGCCAACGTCAACATCGGCACCTCCGGCGCCGAGATCGGCGGAGCCTTCGGCGGCGAGAAGGCCACCGGCGGCGGTCGCGAGGCCGGCTCCGACTCCTGGAAAGCCTACATGCGCCGCCAGACCTGCACCGTCAATTCCGGCTCGTCCCTTCCCCTGGCCCAGGGGGTCCAGTTCCCGATCGCCCCGTGA
- a CDS encoding RidA family protein translates to MRQSVHVSVSTHGPRHLASTGSPWEPKVGYSRAVRIGSTIAVTGTLGLEADGSLAPSAGAQARRALAIILASIEALGGSASDVIRTRIYVTNLDHWPEIAEEHAEIFAAIRPATTMVEVSRLMTPEALVEIEADAVVTPKTP, encoded by the coding sequence ATGCGTCAGAGTGTCCACGTCAGCGTCTCGACCCACGGCCCCCGGCACCTCGCCTCGACCGGCTCGCCGTGGGAGCCGAAGGTCGGCTACTCGCGGGCCGTCCGAATCGGCTCGACCATCGCCGTCACCGGCACGCTCGGCCTGGAGGCCGACGGCTCGCTCGCGCCCAGCGCCGGGGCGCAGGCCCGCCGGGCGTTGGCGATCATTCTGGCCAGCATCGAGGCCCTCGGCGGTTCGGCCTCCGACGTGATCCGGACCCGGATCTACGTCACCAACCTCGACCACTGGCCCGAGATCGCCGAGGAACACGCCGAGATCTTCGCCGCCATCCGACCGGCCACCACCATGGTCGAGGTCTCCCGCCTGATGACCCCCGAGGCCCTCGTCGAGATCGAGGCCGACGCCGTCGTCACCCCCAAAACGCCCTGA
- a CDS encoding Uma2 family endonuclease, producing the protein MPTTASVTTSAEPPLQPITVAMFRAMVRSGIIGEKEPVYLWKGRLARRMAPNRPHSITVDRSRRALESVIPPGLHVQQEQPVAMRTEHSTPEPDLAVLRGRPEDYPDNFPTTADLVLVVEVADSSIALDRDQADDFAREGVQAYWIVDLKGRRIEAHDIPNHGTYQRTSVYSESDDIPVVIDGREVGRLRVLDLLPPR; encoded by the coding sequence ATGCCGACGACCGCTTCGGTCACCACCTCCGCCGAGCCGCCATTGCAGCCGATCACCGTGGCGATGTTCCGCGCGATGGTGCGCTCGGGGATCATCGGCGAGAAGGAACCGGTTTACCTCTGGAAAGGGAGGCTCGCCCGGCGGATGGCCCCGAACCGCCCACATTCGATCACCGTCGATCGCTCACGGAGAGCCCTGGAATCGGTGATCCCGCCCGGGCTTCACGTCCAGCAGGAACAGCCCGTGGCGATGCGTACCGAGCACAGTACGCCCGAGCCCGACCTGGCCGTCCTTCGGGGTCGACCGGAGGATTACCCCGACAACTTCCCGACGACGGCCGACCTGGTCCTGGTGGTCGAAGTCGCCGATTCGTCGATCGCACTGGACCGGGACCAGGCTGACGACTTCGCTCGCGAAGGGGTTCAAGCGTACTGGATCGTTGACCTGAAGGGTCGGCGGATCGAGGCGCATGACATCCCGAACCACGGAACTTATCAACGAACATCGGTCTATTCCGAATCGGACGACATCCCCGTCGTCATAGACGGCCGAGAGGTCGGACGCCTTCGCGTGCTCGACCTGTTACCTCCCCGTTGA
- a CDS encoding LysR family transcriptional regulator — MELRQLRHVLTLVEVGNYHRAAERLQLTQPALSKSIQQLERELGVSLFDRHGKTVVPTVFGELVARSSQDVITTIDGMTRAIRKYVDLEDGELSLGAGSYVSDVWLGPVVGRVMRRFPQLRLTLHVEHWHLLPEMLRRMQIDLFVANVEHLRDQKEFRIIEFPPQEGIWVCRADHPLSALKSPERSALKDYPLIGPPIPPSIRHWLDSGSSRHARPDRKIDTTSVAMIKAMIREGDAVSLVHPAMVRSEIASGDFVILHFDAPPLAIHAGMAWLADRSLSPAALAFARELLIEVGLNPESSLEGLSPSESNQREGEGLPS; from the coding sequence TTGGAATTGCGGCAGCTCCGCCATGTGCTGACCCTCGTCGAGGTGGGGAATTACCACCGGGCGGCCGAACGGCTGCAACTGACCCAACCCGCCCTGTCGAAAAGCATCCAGCAGCTCGAGCGCGAACTGGGGGTCAGCCTGTTCGACCGGCACGGCAAAACCGTCGTCCCGACCGTCTTCGGCGAGCTGGTGGCCCGGTCATCCCAGGACGTGATCACGACCATCGATGGGATGACTCGGGCAATTAGGAAATATGTGGATCTCGAAGACGGGGAACTGTCGCTTGGTGCCGGTTCGTATGTGTCCGACGTCTGGCTCGGCCCGGTGGTCGGCCGGGTCATGCGGCGTTTCCCCCAGCTCCGCCTGACCCTCCATGTCGAACACTGGCACCTCCTGCCGGAAATGCTCCGTCGCATGCAGATCGACCTGTTCGTTGCCAATGTCGAGCACCTCCGGGATCAGAAAGAATTCCGGATCATCGAGTTCCCCCCCCAGGAAGGGATCTGGGTCTGCCGCGCCGATCATCCGCTGAGCGCCCTGAAGTCGCCCGAGCGATCGGCCCTGAAGGACTATCCGCTCATCGGCCCCCCGATCCCCCCCTCGATCCGCCACTGGCTCGACTCCGGCTCCTCTCGACACGCCCGGCCCGATCGCAAGATCGACACCACCTCGGTCGCGATGATCAAGGCCATGATCCGCGAGGGAGATGCCGTCTCGCTGGTGCACCCGGCCATGGTCCGATCCGAGATCGCCAGCGGCGACTTCGTGATCCTCCACTTCGACGCCCCTCCGTTGGCCATCCATGCCGGCATGGCCTGGCTCGCCGACCGCTCCCTCTCTCCCGCGGCCCTTGCGTTCGCCCGAGAGCTCCTGATCGAGGTCGGGCTTAACCCCGAGTCCTCGCTCGAAGGGCTCTCCCCTTCTGAATCAAACCAGCGAGAGGGAGAGGGGCTTCCCTCGTAA
- a CDS encoding serine/threonine-protein kinase produces the protein MNPLARPKSGEPLAETIAHTPAYVPRPNADGSEPLAVEPPPMPDRDRSPQSNGRLSERYFFGSGDRPLDGYTIKRAIGRGGFGEVYYAVSDAGKDVALKLLLRNVEIEKRGVQQCMNLKSPHLITIFDMKTTDEGDTFVVMEYVPGPSLAQILEQHPDGLPIHEARMWLKGLVDGVSYLHDHGIVHRDLKPANLFLEEGVVKIGDYGLSKFIANTAEAGHSASVGTCHYMAPEISTGKYQKPIDIYAIGIIIFEMLTGRVPFDGETPHEVLMKHLTSRPDLSPLPEPYHSIVTRALAKDPTRRPQNAVELLVPEDAPKAPDMRFIGEGKSSPAGPIPVAEPVPVPTPDPQAPREQEDVLHIGEEDSVLYIGPNTMPPRPLRGRGWFRPRFGRQARRTPAPASRLASRRPSDRPARSNPAMARRQATPTPITPPALPSPRIRVAEAATSMLVTAPVCLLLAIPLVALMSDGKDGATLAGQTGVLVGASLLGAWSLLIPTKFWEGRAIDPATRRFTLGAIGMAVGAVLMTAVDWTNLDLPRNFVRFAESDPVDLWTGLTGLAATRVAAIGPLFYFGLVFALGPWSKLVARDRRRRLRVWPVIWTGLLGFIVAQVVPAPVAMGVASVMLITIVLQLVSPRSEEAARYSQFVAARRA, from the coding sequence ATGAACCCCCTGGCCCGACCCAAATCCGGCGAGCCGCTGGCCGAGACGATCGCCCACACGCCGGCCTACGTCCCTCGGCCGAATGCCGACGGGTCGGAGCCTCTCGCCGTGGAGCCCCCTCCGATGCCCGATCGCGATCGCTCCCCCCAATCGAACGGCCGGCTGAGCGAACGCTACTTCTTCGGCTCGGGCGACCGACCGCTCGACGGCTACACCATCAAGCGCGCCATCGGCCGAGGCGGCTTCGGCGAGGTCTACTACGCCGTCTCCGACGCCGGCAAGGATGTCGCCCTGAAGCTCCTGCTGCGCAACGTCGAGATCGAGAAACGCGGTGTCCAGCAGTGCATGAACCTCAAAAGCCCTCACCTGATCACCATCTTCGACATGAAGACCACCGACGAGGGTGACACCTTCGTCGTCATGGAATACGTCCCTGGCCCGAGCCTCGCCCAGATCCTCGAACAGCATCCCGACGGCCTTCCCATCCACGAGGCCCGGATGTGGCTCAAGGGCTTGGTCGACGGCGTCTCGTACCTGCACGACCACGGCATCGTCCACCGAGACCTCAAGCCGGCCAACCTGTTCCTCGAAGAGGGGGTCGTGAAGATCGGCGACTACGGCCTCTCGAAGTTCATCGCCAACACCGCCGAGGCCGGGCACTCGGCCAGCGTCGGCACCTGCCACTACATGGCCCCCGAGATCTCGACCGGCAAGTACCAGAAGCCGATCGACATCTACGCCATCGGCATCATCATCTTCGAGATGCTCACCGGCCGCGTCCCGTTCGACGGCGAGACGCCCCACGAAGTCCTGATGAAGCACCTGACCTCCCGGCCCGACCTCTCCCCCTTGCCCGAACCTTACCACTCGATCGTCACGAGAGCCCTGGCCAAGGACCCGACCCGACGACCCCAGAACGCCGTCGAGCTGCTCGTCCCCGAAGACGCGCCGAAAGCCCCCGACATGCGCTTCATCGGCGAGGGGAAATCGAGCCCCGCCGGGCCGATTCCCGTGGCCGAACCGGTCCCGGTTCCCACTCCCGATCCGCAGGCCCCGCGCGAGCAGGAGGACGTCCTGCACATCGGCGAGGAAGACTCGGTCCTCTACATCGGCCCGAACACGATGCCCCCCCGGCCGCTTCGCGGTCGAGGCTGGTTCCGCCCCCGGTTTGGCCGCCAGGCCCGCCGGACCCCGGCCCCGGCCTCCCGATTGGCTTCGAGACGGCCGAGCGATCGACCCGCCCGGTCAAACCCGGCAATGGCCCGTCGCCAGGCGACGCCGACCCCGATCACGCCGCCCGCCTTGCCGAGCCCCCGGATCCGGGTGGCCGAGGCCGCCACCTCGATGCTCGTCACCGCGCCGGTCTGCCTGTTGCTGGCGATCCCCCTGGTCGCCCTGATGAGTGACGGCAAGGACGGCGCGACCCTGGCCGGGCAAACCGGGGTTCTGGTCGGGGCCTCGTTGCTCGGCGCCTGGAGCTTGCTGATCCCGACGAAGTTCTGGGAAGGCCGAGCGATCGACCCGGCCACTCGTCGTTTCACGCTCGGGGCCATCGGCATGGCCGTCGGCGCCGTCCTGATGACGGCCGTCGACTGGACCAACCTCGACCTGCCCAGGAACTTCGTTCGATTCGCCGAGAGCGACCCGGTTGACCTCTGGACCGGCCTGACCGGCCTGGCGGCGACCCGGGTCGCCGCCATCGGCCCCTTGTTCTACTTCGGCCTGGTCTTCGCGCTCGGCCCGTGGTCGAAGCTGGTCGCCCGCGACCGTCGCCGGCGGCTCCGGGTCTGGCCGGTGATCTGGACCGGCTTGCTCGGGTTCATCGTTGCCCAGGTCGTGCCGGCTCCGGTGGCGATGGGGGTCGCCTCGGTCATGCTCATCACCATCGTGCTGCAACTGGTCAGCCCCCGCAGCGAGGAGGCGGCCCGCTACTCCCAGTTCGTCGCGGCCCGACGGGCCTGA
- a CDS encoding c-type cytochrome, whose product MDDDLDAMPGGGSAAGGRGFLIAGAVVAVLVVAAIAGRSLMPPGPGGGGGSTEGVVAEGKRLFESRCSSCHGNSGRGDGPIAQGLSGPGPGDLTDDDWKHGDQPDQVIAVIAKGIPGTQMAGWDSAFDEGQIRALAAYMYRLAGREVPEELQREQAE is encoded by the coding sequence GTGGACGACGATCTTGATGCGATGCCGGGCGGTGGTTCTGCGGCGGGGGGGCGAGGGTTCCTGATTGCCGGGGCCGTGGTGGCGGTGCTGGTGGTGGCGGCAATCGCGGGGCGATCGCTGATGCCGCCGGGGCCGGGAGGTGGAGGAGGATCGACCGAAGGGGTGGTGGCCGAGGGGAAGCGGCTGTTCGAGTCGCGGTGCTCGTCCTGCCACGGCAACTCGGGGCGGGGAGACGGGCCGATCGCTCAGGGGCTTTCGGGGCCGGGCCCCGGCGACCTGACCGACGATGATTGGAAACACGGCGACCAGCCCGATCAGGTGATCGCCGTCATCGCCAAGGGGATTCCCGGCACCCAGATGGCCGGTTGGGATTCGGCCTTCGACGAAGGGCAGATCCGGGCGCTGGCGGCTTACATGTACCGCCTGGCCGGTCGGGAGGTGCCGGAGGAATTGCAGAGGGAACAGGCAGAGTGA
- a CDS encoding Uma2 family endonuclease, with the protein MATATETTVLSRSTTEADLLRDEPEGLYEVIDEQIVEKPPMGAFEAWVASVLFRGLVTNSQVVEQGRVASELLFRLDAERRLDRRPDLAFISFDRWPKARPVPRAAAWEVVPDLAIEVISPSNKTADDLRAVEDYFRAGTRQVWLVVPGVNRVYVFTSPTSVTIRSLGESLDGGDLLPGFSLSVLELFGDANA; encoded by the coding sequence ATGGCGACCGCCACCGAAACCACGGTCCTGAGCCGCTCGACCACCGAGGCCGATCTCTTACGAGATGAGCCCGAAGGGCTTTACGAGGTGATCGATGAGCAGATTGTGGAGAAGCCGCCGATGGGAGCGTTTGAAGCCTGGGTTGCCTCCGTCTTGTTTCGCGGGTTGGTCACAAACTCACAGGTGGTCGAACAGGGCCGCGTTGCCAGCGAGCTCCTGTTTCGGCTCGATGCCGAGCGGCGCCTCGACCGACGTCCAGACCTGGCCTTCATCTCGTTTGATCGCTGGCCCAAGGCTCGACCCGTTCCCCGGGCCGCCGCCTGGGAGGTCGTGCCCGATCTGGCGATTGAGGTCATCAGTCCGAGCAACAAGACAGCCGACGACCTCCGCGCCGTCGAGGACTACTTCCGAGCCGGCACTCGCCAGGTCTGGCTCGTCGTGCCGGGAGTCAACCGCGTTTACGTGTTCACCTCTCCTACTTCGGTGACAATTCGATCCCTCGGCGAATCGCTCGACGGCGGTGATCTGCTCCCCGGCTTTTCCCTCTCGGTGCTCGAACTGTTCGGCGATGCGAATGCGTGA